In Yersinia enterocolitica subsp. enterocolitica, one DNA window encodes the following:
- the flhD gene encoding flagellar transcriptional regulator FlhD — translation MSTSELLKHIYDINLSYLLLAQRLINDEKASAMFRLGITDTMADALSQLTLPQMVKLAETNQLVCHFRFSDHNTIHHLTKESRVDDLQQIHTGILLSSHLLHELSLKDGSASKKRA, via the coding sequence ATGAGTACGTCTGAATTACTCAAACATATTTATGATATTAATTTGTCATATTTGCTTTTAGCACAACGGTTAATTAACGATGAGAAAGCCTCAGCGATGTTTCGTCTCGGTATTACAGATACCATGGCCGATGCATTATCGCAGTTAACATTACCGCAGATGGTTAAATTAGCTGAGACTAACCAATTGGTCTGTCATTTCCGTTTCAGTGACCACAATACGATTCATCATCTGACGAAAGAATCTCGTGTGGATGACTTGCAGCAAATCCACACCGGAATTTTATTGTCGAGTCATTTACTCCACGAGCTATCGTTAAAAGACGGTAGTGCGTCTAAGAAAAGAGCATGA